Within Candidatus Parvarchaeota archaeon, the genomic segment TTTCCCTTGCTTTTGAATGCGTTGCCCTTTATCATCAGGTAAACTTTCCTGTATGCCTCCTGGGCAACCTCGCCTTTTTCAGACAGCCTTCTTAAAAGCCCCCGCTGGGCCCTGACTTGCGCCACCCAGGATTCCTTTTTTGAGACTTTGGAATATTTTGTGCCCTTGCGGCTTCCCTTGCCGCTTCTTCTACCGGACCTTTTTTGCGCCTGCTTTTTCCTTGCCTTTGCCCTGCTGACGCCCCGTGGAACGATGTAGCCAATGGCCCCCTGCTCAATCAGCCCCTTGACGTCGTCGCGCGTCAGCGCCTCTGCGACTTTCTTTGCCGACTCGGGAGGTATCCTTATCTTTGAAATTCCAACTCCAAGTATGTCGCAAGCCATGCGCTTTACAGTCTCCATTCCCATCAATATCATCCCGCGCTTTCACTGTGAATCATTCACCAAAATCCTGCTTTCTTTTTGCTTTTGTCTCATCTTGCCAATGGCACCGGCTGCTTTGCCTCGCCTTTAATCTCCTTTTTTGCCTCGGGGGCCTTTTTCTCATCCTTTTTTGGCCTTGGCACAGGCGCCTTGTAGTTCAATATTCTCAGCCCAGCCTTTTTTGCTTCCTGGAATATTAAAGCGGCCTTTTTTGCCCCAACTCCCCCGGCAATCCTTACAACCACGTCCTTTAGCCCGGCAAGCTGGCCTGCATTGAATACACGCGCCTCTTTCATCCCGGATGGGTGGAGGTTTTTCAAGGCAGCCGGGTTTCCATAGCCGATTGAGGGCAGCTTTCCCATATATGCGTACT encodes:
- the rpl32e gene encoding 50S ribosomal protein L32e (contacts helix 25 of domain II of the 23S rRNA), which gives rise to MVSKRKHPTFRRTNYGRSRRSRIKDNWRRPRGIDNKQREKYAYMGKLPSIGYGNPAALKNLHPSGMKEARVFNAGQLAGLKDVVVRIAGGVGAKKAALIFQEAKKAGLRILNYKAPVPRPKKDEKKAPEAKKEIKGEAKQPVPLAR
- a CDS encoding 50S ribosomal protein L19e produces the protein MILMGMETVKRMACDILGVGISKIRIPPESAKKVAEALTRDDVKGLIEQGAIGYIVPRGVSRAKARKKQAQKRSGRRSGKGSRKGTKYSKVSKKESWVAQVRAQRGLLRRLSEKGEVAQEAYRKVYLMIKGNAFKSKGNLLNYLKENGMLKKQV